The genome window ttaagtaaataaagtcCTTTGACTGCTCCGTTGTTGTGCTTTTTGTTGGtattcaaatcaaaacaatatctataaaaatttgttgaacaaATTGCACGAATATGAAGGTGCTATAAGTTGGTTTAACATCTCGCAACTTGCCCTATTGTAAATGCAgatacatatagtatgtattaaaagtattaaaagaGCGtcgcaattttaaattaaacagagTACTTAAAAgatgcatattaaattaataacttaagttaaatataagatatatattttatacaatacacactaaaatattaaatcaaacttATATGTCTATTAGAGCCCTACACAAGCTCACACTAAACCGAGTTAATAGTCAGAAATCACACTGTGCACACATTCAAAactactctttttttttttaaataaatatttcaactcCTTATGAGTTATTGATTCATTGAATTCATTGACTCGAAGCTAAGCTGTCGTGTGGCTCAACTCATTTTGTAGTGTTACGAAAATCATTATGATTTTAGGACAGTCTCTCTAGTGTTTGCTCTCACACTCGTTGTTATGCTCTTGCTGAGCTATTTCAGTGTTGAATGTGCGAATCACACATTTTCAGAAATGAATAACTAGTGCAAGGTGAATTTGTAATAAGGTGACGTCCACGATTTGGTAAGGGGCCAAACAGTATTAGGTTCTTTCGGCAAGCGCTAAAAGGAAATACCAAACGACGTTTGCAAACATACTATCAAAAGCATGACCCCCGAAAGAGAGCAGCCGTGGTAGAGCCGGCTTCACTGTTGCCgatttatctttttttctggtttaaaagttttttaaagcaaagaaaatcactaaaatcataaatttttctcTGAGCAAAGAATTTGACAGTGTTGATACTGTTCAATAGAGAGCTTGTCAATATTACCTGTTGCTTGTATTTGAAAGCTTTAATGGGAGAGACTGTGATTTTTCATTCTATCaatcaaatcattttttgTGAGCCAGACTCACACTAGGTTTAGGTtagtttaaaaacaaagtcATTCTACAGACAGTGTGAGGATTGATAGTGTTATGTTATGATTTGTTTTGggataattttttgtttagtgtgcACTCATGCAGGGCTCTAATGTCTATCATGGAATAATCATTTAATGCCTAAAATAAATCCAAGCACAAACTCGTATTTAAATGTGgttctaaaaataatgtaGTACATAAACCTTCATTCAGCTGATAATATAGAGGATCAGTTTTAGGCCGGTCAATGCTGCGTATGCAGAATAAACACCATGTACTTACAGTACAGTAATAGTCTTTTAACTAGATAATGATAAATCTAAGCGCCTGAAGTGCGGCATGAACCAATTCAGAGTTATTCAAAACGGAACAATACAcctctgtatttaaattggaGCTTACACTCAGTGGGTGCTTAGCCAAGTGTGCAACAAGCCGATATTGTAGTAAAATCTGTGGTTCTTATACGCCTCTACACATACAGGGTAGGCAACTTAAAAGATGATTTTTTTGGAAACAAAAACAGCTCAAATTAGTTGCTGGGAAACGAATTTTCGTTTAATTctaatatgaaatattagcatcaaataattttgtactTAACTATTGAGGTagttaaaaacatttttttgtttatacagaaaCAATTGCCGGTTTCATTTGTCCATTTAATTGTCACACAGTTTCGCTTTCGAATATTACCAagtattgcaaataaaaacgaCATGCATTGTCAAGTGTGTGACATTTCTTCCTCTCTatcactctcgctctctctcagtATTTCCCATGTTTTCCTTACCTCTGAATTCTCTCTAACCAAGTGAAATCTAGCGACATAAATTTTGCATTGTTCTCAGTCCCAGCATTTAAGATTTGCATGTGGCCTTGCCGCACAACTagtaaaatcaagttttttgttaGATAAGTGAAgtgtaaaattatatatacacacacccacacagacAACCTCACACTGCAAATGTAGAAACTGGGTAAAATATGCGAAGAAAAAAGCTCTGCACGcaaaagtaaaacaatttaattgttattcttCATCTTCGTTGGAAAGAGAGACacgcaaacaaaaacaaaaaaccaaaatccaaaaaaataaagtaattactTGGCATTGTTGCAGtctttgttgtgttgtgttgtctTTGGGTTGGAGAGTTGTTAATTGAGAAACCGCTGGTGACCAGAATACAATGTAGTCAACAGTttgctaaaatatatataataattatgtatgtatgtatactatTTTACTCGAACATAGAATTAGTACACTTCACTGAAGTAGAAACTCTTtagaaattattaacaaaaataattatgttatgTCGGATGACTCTCCAATCAGCTCTTTTCAGGAGAAGGAGCTCCGCACTCACAAATGCAGTTCGAAtgacatttttatgtatatatagatactATTGCTTGGGGCAAAATACATCTCTCAAGAATGGGAGATGAATCGTCGACTAATTATTTAAGTGGTTCGTTTCTAgacttgtaaaaaaaaatttgtaactcCTCGATGGGTCGATTCTCCTCTAGCAAGCGATCCAGCTTCAGAACAGACAACTTGTAATACCAGTAATCGACGTACTGTAATaaatgatgttgatgttgaacGTTAAGAGTCAACTGTTGCTATGTACATACCGCTTCCTGATAGTCATTGCCAACGGTATCGCAACGGCTAAGGATAATACTTATTGGATAATCGAGTTTCTCGCTGCATCGAATACGATAAATATCATGCAACACCTTGCCACTAAGTTGGGGGCAGTCGATGAGGTACAGTTCCGAGAGTCTGGGGCATATTTTGATAATGTCAACCAACTGGTATTCTTTAAGATCTGGACAGCCACTCAAAACAAGATAATTCACCACTCGTGGAATATGAAGATCGTTAATTTCGCGATCGTCGAAACAACAATTGTTCAACACCAAACCCTGCAGTCGGTGGCAACGACCCAAAGTAGCTTCCTGTATCCAGAATGGGCTATCAAAGCAGGCGCAATTCAGTTGAATGATCTCTATGGCATTTGACTTCACCCCAATCACATGACGCAAGCACTCGATGGTCATCTCGGGCGTTTGCTGGCCACCGGTTAGCTCAAGCAAATGAAGCAGTGGCAGTGACAATATTTGATCTCGAGCCTGCTGAAAGAGCGTCATGGGCAATGAGAGATCCTGGAGACGGGAACAATTGTCGATGCCCTGCAAATGCGCTGGTAGTTTCTTGAATTTGATGAACAGTcgttttaattgtttgcagCGCTCCAATATACCAGTTAATGCTGATTGGGCCACATCGCCATGAAGCACCAAAAGCTCCAGTAAAGGGAATTGCTCTATAAAATGTACCTGCACCTCACAGTGCACCTTCAGACGACGCAGATTGCGCAGCATTTTCGGTAAGGCATGCAACGGCCACTGGGGCATCGTTGAACCGCCAAGAACGGCTGCAATGCCAATAACACGCCCTAAGCCCGCGTCCCCAGAACCATTCTCGTCTGAACGCTTTGGCAGCGACTCTGAAGACATCAGTAGCTCACAATGCTGAACATTATTGAGTGCCTTGATTCCGGCATGCTCTAACATATTTAGATTATCCTGCAGGCGATCTGCTGTGAAATATACGTACCGAAAATTATCCATCATTTTGTTGAGAAAATAGCTCAAAGGTTCGCCGCATAGCTCCCGCCCCAGCTGTCGAAAATCTAAGCGCTTGTAGGAGTTTCTCCAAATGCCTTcacaaattagctgtatattaTCATGGTTGCGATAGAGTAGCAGCTGGTCGGTCATCGGTAATTTCATCATTAGTAGTCGCAACTGTCGGAGCCTGTTATCGTCCTGCTTTTTGCTCCTGGTGCTCCGATCATTTGGCTTCTGTGAACGTCGATAGTTTTCCATCGAGTAATTTACTTTCTTACTGCAGTAAAAAATATCgcgaaaattaataatagtataaatatatgattctatgattttttttttccgattTATCAACGTGGCACGTGTTACTTGTGTGATATTTGttgaatatacatacatttgtgtGTAGTTCGGGGAATTATATTCTGACTGATGTGACTTCATCATCACTTTTTCCATCAGAACAAAATGAGATGTGCGGCCAGGCTTGCCACAATCTATACGATTACACCTAGTATAGGTACTAGTTCTCCAACATTATTTCTCAAACAATTTCATTGCTCAGTGACATCGCGTGCCGCACTGCTGACATTAGAAAGTGAGTGTGAACTTTCCCATTATTTGTTGTGCTCAGACGGCATTTCTTACCACATACATGTATTCAAACATATAGTATTGGTAAATACATATCTACTATTTATGCATAAAgtgatagaaaaaataatagaaacaaCAGGCATTTTAAGattacaaacaaaatatttaattatttaataaaaagatatCGGGACTGGAGTTTGAGTTTGGGTAAGCTTCTGTGCTTATTCCTGCAAAAACTAGCTCTATTCGCTCtatatataccaaatttaaaatcggTGCACTACGTCATAAGATATAGTGTACtttacttgcgacgaattgccaaacgccgtttttttgcactgcagaatatagtgagcaacttaatgcgcatttttcgattaaagagcttcaagagattgtttcaatcaactttttatcagctagagacaacaatttactcctagaatattataataatattatcatattaaagttagtCTAATGTTCATATGTTGtctataaattaagttttagtaaatgtctattgcttgttaccatatggtaacgctgggaattagaaaattgtttgataaaattttaattaattaaaaattaaaatttccgCGAAATTTGTATacgttatttatattattattaggaTTAGCATGGGTCATGGTGAACATGTCACTGATatgaaaaactaaataaaaacctacaaaaataaagaaatattactaatatgaatatatttttattttataaatcacTTTTAAAAACCAAGAGTTTTCTGCGATTTATTACAGACGGCTTTATTGTTCGgcccataaaaaaaatccaacTTTTGTTTGTTACATTAAGTTTACAGAACCCCGTTATCGTTTCTATTGTCTTTTCTATCACTGtgtatgccacgcccacagtgCAACATCATGTCTTGGCATTTGCATAATAAGTATGCTGTACTGTATATAATTGTTGTCATTTGGCCTGCCGTCTTTACAATTAGTTTGTTGCCTTGTTGAGGTAGTAGGTTAATATATTGTTTCTTAAATGTGGCACTTGTTTTTGTGTGCCATTATTGCAGTcccactcacacaaacacacacatgagcTGCACTTGTACTACTTTTATGTTGGTTGTGTATTTTACTTTCTCATATGAAACCGCAAGTGCTTCAGTTTCTTTTagcttttgcattttgtttcaatattttgcTTGACCCCTTTCGAAATGTGATTATAAATTGGCTTACAAATAACTGACCCGCACTCAGCCTTGGGTTCATTTGAACTTTCACAGATTCACGTTTGCTTTATCTTAAAACCAGCGCACATAGCTGCCATTGATTACTGAATAACTGAATTCATAATTATTTCGTCTAACACTCTTTAACTATACCATGTATCGGCAGCATATTAATCAATGCATTcagtatttatttagtataacTGAccctttattattattattattattattattattattattattattattattattattataattattattattatcattataattattattattattcttaagaAAATAAGAAGTTTTTTGATTCGTGgctttttctattttcgaTATAACACAATATCAAGCTAAAGGTACTCACTAAAGTTTGTGAGAAGCGAAAAAAAGTGATATATTGTTTGGATTGTTGGCATATTGCCCATATTGAAAGAGGAACACAGGCAACGCGCATATTGGgtcaatctataaaaattgcaaagaaATGCTTTTTTCATCCAAGTCGTATATGATGGTGTACTTCTACacttattttatcaattttatcttaTCGTCTGATTTAAAGAAGTCCAAGCGTcttcttttcattttacatttcgccatttttaattcaatgtaTTATCTCTTGTGTGCACAAGAAACAGCTGAGATTTCTCTAATGGCTGTCCTTACATTGAACACCACATAAATGTTAGTACCGCACCAGCGGAACTGAAGCCAGAtaatttatctttatcttAAGGGACAAAGAACAAGGCTTTGTATtggtgatgtaaatccaaacttaagatcgagttttatatcgaaatagaaaacaCCGAAAATAAGTTTTGAgctgtcgatatatcggaaaacaGTAGATCGAtttgcaaatatcgagtttttgtaaacaaaaaaaagtttaatttgaaaacgcaattgtaatcacaaaatacacacGTACTTTTATTGgaaatcttatttttgttgcatcgttttcatgcctaattcaaactttgacaatattgtagtttatttattacggACGCCcatcaaaaattgaacgactaaacttaattctgcAAATCAGCTACGATGAGCAATCcccagtgagttgtcgattttttatggaaatttattaaatcaacacaatagatcgtcaaaaaatcatcgagttaaagtactcgataacactaggcaacaaatttgaactttttgccTATTAAACAAAGGAAGCTcatttttttggatagatttggggacACAAATGACGgaaagcattttttttctatggcagagtttttttttagattttttttttttaaatctgtccaaaaccgattttcaaaagctttactttatttaaaggctaatgaatatatctatattttattaatatacagtCTTAGaattaaaccagtagttttaaAGCTATTAATTTCTGAATTATGACattttgcttagctttttttttttatttttttttttaagctttttttcactttaaaactcaaggaaaacacgaaaaaaataaattaaattttcgtttcTTAAGGGTGTTTATAGAGCGAATTGAAATAAGACACAAGAAATTCGTTTTGATAtccatcaatttggctttattGGAAGGACAATTTTATGccattaatgtttaaatatgattttcgGCATGTGGCCGCCGCGGCTGGCTCGAATATACCCAAGTCTAGAGGTCAAATTTTCAAGCACTTTTTCGAGCATTTGGGGACGTATGTCGGCAATAACGCGACGAATGTTGGCTTCCAAGTCCCCTAACGTTTGTGGTCTGTTGGCGTAGACAAGCGACTTCATATATccccaaagaaaataattcaatGGTGTCAAATCACACGATCTTGGTGGCCAATTGACAGGTCCATTACGCAAATTTTCCCTTCAATAAATCGAGTGTGACGTGCGCTGTGTGGCATGCGCTGTGTGGCATGTAGCGCCGCGGCGCTACGTCTTGTTGGAACCATATCTCATCCACATTCAGACCATCCAATTCGGGAACAAAATAGTCGGTTATCATGGCTCTATACCGGTTTCCATTACCGGTACTTGACTCTTCAGCATCATTTCGGAAGAGGTATGGCCCAATGACTCCACCAGCCCATAGAGCCAGCGCCGTTGCGACGAAAAGTTGCTCGCGGGTCAAAGATTTTGTCGGCGCCCCCCTCCACCCCCTACAATTTCTGtttagcaacacattttttaagcaaataaacaaaacaaagttaattcctttaaaaacatatcaaaaatgtttcctaaaattaattaaatgttactacaaTATAAACGCGATTACAACACTCGGCTACttcgatttttatattttaaatattaatatgaatGTTGATCTTCTTTTTtctgaataaatttaagaataatttgAGTATGTATATTAGGGTgcatagatttatttttaccaagtaaccatagttctaaaatcaataacaattccccgctttttgagttgaaaatttttgtgtttttaatcCTTGCACGGACgagaattatattttaaagacaATTGGTCTTTGATCTTTGTAATCGAAAGTCCGGGTCCTAAAAAGAGTTTTGATAACAATCTTGTCAA of Drosophila innubila isolate TH190305 chromosome X, UK_Dinn_1.0, whole genome shotgun sequence contains these proteins:
- the LOC117784756 gene encoding uncharacterized protein LOC117784756, which produces MENYRRSQKPNDRSTRSKKQDDNRLRQLRLLMMKLPMTDQLLLYRNHDNIQLICEGIWRNSYKRLDFRQLGRELCGEPLSYFLNKMMDNFRYVYFTADRLQDNLNMLEHAGIKALNNVQHCELLMSSESLPKRSDENGSGDAGLGRVIGIAAVLGGSTMPQWPLHALPKMLRNLRRLKVHCEVQVHFIEQFPLLELLVLHGDVAQSALTGILERCKQLKRLFIKFKKLPAHLQGIDNCSRLQDLSLPMTLFQQARDQILSLPLLHLLELTGGQQTPEMTIECLRHVIGVKSNAIEIIQLNCACFDSPFWIQEATLGRCHRLQGLVLNNCCFDDREINDLHIPRVVNYLVLSGCPDLKEYQLVDIIKICPRLSELYLIDCPQLSGKVLHDIYRIRCSEKLDYPISIILSRCDTVGNDYQEAYVDYWYYKLSVLKLDRLLEENRPIEELQIFFYKSRNEPLK